CACAAAAATGGATAATACTCATATGCAGCTGCTTTTGTTGTGGGATGTAATCTTTGAGTACCTGAACTTGGAACAACATACCCAAAATGTCAATATAAACACAGGATTACTTAACGACTTATGTGAAGCAGTACTTCTGGGAATACAtacttctttgctttttctttgtagtAATCATTCAGGACTTCTTGCAACCGAGCATTGTCTGTGTTAATATAGCCTTCTAACTCCACATTATCTAAGGCTCCAATTTCATCTTCATCAAATTGTtcataaaactaaaataaaaaagtggaTATCTGTAATTAGATCACATCTGTTGTGCAACTTCTTGACAGTTTAAATAAGATccacacatttctttttatttgcccatttttcctctcccctgccAAACCCATCTGCAGTAGGATTTCCTCCTTACTGTCAGTATCCTTAAAGCATGGGAGTCACAAAGTTTTCTTATgataataatttataaatcaGATTCTGGAAATGGTTCTTATTATTATCTATTATTTCAATCTGTACCTTAAGAAGCCTGTCACTGCTCAGTTCATGAATGTGTACTTTACCAGGCACCTGTACATGATTTGCTGTGATGAgtcctgagattagctcagcttgttagagcatggtgctaataacaccaaggttgggAGTGTGACCCCCTATGGGCCATTTACTTAAGAGCTGGACCCGgtaatccttgtgggtcccttccaacttcaaatattctgtgattctatgaactgaGCTTCTCAGACAAAGTGTAACACTAACTGTGAATGCTCATACAGCAACTGGAgtaattttgtttaattctATCAGTGTTAGACCTTTCAAGAGCAATAACCTAGGTAACACAAGCCTCAGTACACAGTATTAAATGTGGAACAGACATAAAGAACAGATGTTTGATGCCCTGACTATTGAAGGCAGTAAAAATTTGCACGAGACACCACCTGATGGAATGAATCAACAGACAAAGAAGCATTTAACACCCTTAACAGTTACACTCTTGAGCTGCCTCACCTTCTCAAATCTGTCATCCAAAAGGGTTAACTGCTCATTCCGTCTTATTACTGAAGATGtcatagaatattctgtgaaacgACTCCTGGTTTCTTCTtgcataaaaagaaattcttttgcCTGTCCATTAACCCCATCATCTGATAAAGGACCTTCTGAATCATAGTCTTTATCACTACTGCAACTATCCTTCTCATCACTATCATCCTCCATATCTTCCCATTCATCTTCATCCTCAGCATCTGATCCCCTTGAACAAAAGTACAAAACAGTTTTAGAATAATACATGGACCTTTCCATAGCTCTGACCAATGCTGGGTTacctgaaacaatttggcaaTAACAAATTCAAACGTTGAGAAGGAAAGATAAAAAGTGATTATCTTGAAGCCAGTAAAACAAGTTTAGCAGAAACCGTGTTGTCAAAGTCAGCATTACACTacttttttctgaaagctgaaaacATTTCTGGTAACTGTTGGATCACAGATTTGTGCACTAAGAGTGAAGTTACGTTTACATTCAGCTGTAGTTTTCGAAGCAGAATAATACTAGCTGCACTCTTGAATactaaaatgagaaaaatttctcattgttcataaaataatgagATGATATCTAaacctaaataaataaaatgcaaaatttgtAAAGGTTCCAGAAACAACAGATAGCCTTTATCCATACTATTACTGATGTATTTTACATGTGATAAATGGCAATGTTTAAGTAGTTTAAGAATACTATTATTACAAACATTGCATGTAAACAATGAGCTCAAAGTAATGAATGAAACCCATCTCCTGGATAACACAAGAAAATTTGGTTTTTTAAGCTACCATTCACATAATACAAAGTAatgcttttattcttttaatacaCCAAAGTATTCAAATTTGAAATCTGAAACCATTCTGGTTTCCTATACCACCACATGAAATAGCAAATAGCTCTTTCCTATTTACATATGACAAACAGTTCAACAAAGTTCTATCTACCGTTTCTGTGGTTCATTTGCTTGTAGAACAAAATCATCTTCCAGGATATTTTCAGGATTGTCAAAGTCAAAATCATCATCAAGAGCTGCAACAATATCTGGGTCAAAATCTAGTCGTGGTCCTagagagttaaaaaaacaaaacaatacatAAATATGTAAGTTTTTCTGCCATTACAAAACCAATCCAGCTAGACTATTAATCTGCAGTAAGGAAAGTTCAAATGAAAGAATCACAAAATTCCTCAATAATATTTGTAGATTTGATACAAGCCAGGGCAAGTCACCATCCTCTTGTCAATTTTTATCATTCAGAAAAAACATTCCTCAGAGGTCTTAAGCTTCCATAAACGCATTTTAATATAGAATATtgtagaaggaaaaatattcaagttaAAGTACCACATGATCAATTAGCAACCCTAGTTCCCAATCCTAAAATTCCCTACATTACAAAAGGTTAGAAAGTGTTTCTCTACTGCAATTAACAGATGTGTCTTTAGCACCCTTCTGCCAGGACAAGAGAGAACTGCCACAAATCCTTTCTGTTATAAAATATGAAGACAGTTGTAGACTACAAAAGTGTATTCACAGTCTGTTAATTGAAATAATACTAATGAAGGAATGTAaacagtccccagcatttgaaaagaaattttgagTGAAAATCTAGTTCCAGACTTGAATTCAAACAGATGGAGTAATAAATTAATAGTATTATCTACAGTTTTTCCCTGTTATTAGCTTATATTTTGCTACACAATAGTAAGTGCTCATAGATTCTGCCCTCTCCAAGCAAAGCTAAAAAGTTCTTACTAGTGTATCACAGAAATAGTCTCAAATTATAACACGGGTCTCTCATAGATCATTCTTTATGTCTCCTATTCAGCCTGCTCTAAACTGACAAGTATGACACCACAATCAAAGCCAGAATTATCACCTACTTCCTACATGGCAACTCACATAACAAAAAGGTAAATGATACCTGAAACAGGAGCAGCTTTATTTAACAAGCCCACATCCTCTTCAAACTCTGTGGCAAATACTGAGGAAGGTAACTTAATAGATGGAGCcttagaaaaggaaacaaaataacatCATCATAGTATATTTGTTCTCAGCTTCTCCTTTGAgctcatgttaaaaaaaaggtgCGGATACTCATGTGACCCAAAGAAAGTCTGTGAGTACTACTTAAATGAGAAAGCATTACTTGATCAGTGGCAAATTTTCAAAGTTATGCAATGAAAGCTAGGTAAAGTGTTGGTAGCTTTAATTTTCACGTCAATATTCTCCAGGTATAGAGACAGTATTTTTTGCATCTCTGAAGCTTTTTAGAGAATGGTTGTACATCAGGCACAttgaaatttgtatttttttttctgttttggagaATAGTAACAAACATTTGGAATCACCCCTTTATTGAAAGGCTTATTAAAAGCTTCACAACATATCCATCTAATCTAACTTTAAATCTTATGTAGTGTCACCAAACTGTACCTGAAAGGTATTTCTGACTAAGAACATTAGTTTTGACTAAAATTACAGTATTTGGTTAAATTAAACTTCCTCAATTAAACTGTCAATGGCACAGATCATTGCTTCAAAGTAATTACTGATTTTCCATTCCAATGTGATTCAGCATCATGAAATTCTACACGTTATCCCAGCAACTGAAACgtttgtttttattctctctggGTTTTGCTGCATTCCACTTTAAAAACATGGTGTGCTGGTAATGCAACCTGGCATATTCATAACTCCCAGAGCATTCAAAAGTTCTAAAaaccttaaaaacaaacaccGACCCCCGAAAAACTCCTGACTTGTTCAAACAAATACCTTTGTAAGCCATCTCTGTAAAGAAAAGTTTGTCATGGCTACATGAACTGTTTAACACTGCACTAGCAAAATAATGTTCATCAATAAACTCTGGCTTGTCAACTTTTAGGTTTATTTGTAGGAAAGTCTGATTGTGGGTCAAAAGGATCTTTTTATATAGAAGGAGATCACAGTCACAGTAACATTTGCTGAATACGGTTATTGTGTCTACAGGATACTAAACTCCAAAGAACAGCATAATCATTAGCAAAAATACTACTTACTGAAATTCTCTGAATTTCATCTTCTATGTGCCCCTCATTTGTAACAACGATTCTGCTTTGCTGCCCACGCACAGAAGGGACCAGCTCAGAGGGACCAGAGGCTTCTTTCAGATGCTGCAAATAGTCATAGTCATCATCAAAGAAGACGCCGTACTTCCgctgctcttccctcctttGCTCCTCATGCCCCTTGGAAGGggggcaaaaagaaaacagaagaaagaaataaatttagtTAATGTATAATtgataaataaatgtataaaaataataaaaataaatacattaccTAAGTTCATTTAAAACTTATTAGCAAAAAGAAGAGTAACACATCAATTGAGAATGCCAGAATTCTAAAATCCTGGTAGTCCTTTCTCCACTCATTACCTGCACAAAAACTAATTAGAACACTGTAATCAGCTGGTTCAGTGTTTGGGTGCTGTCTGAGCAGGATCTTAGACAACTTTTTCCACCAGCAACATAACTTACAAAGCCTGTTTTACCAGAGTGGGTCAGGcaagttttgttgttgtttttaaaatatatttatatcccTAATGCCAGTTAGTCATCCTTCAACCACCATGTAGTAACTCACAACTATCAAACTCCCTacaacatccccttcttttTAATAAGCTGGACTAAATACTACCTTCTGTCCGAGTATGTTTTTATATTGTACGACTGCAAACCAACTTTTTTCTCCACAGCATTTCTTATCTGAATGAACCTCAATATTAAAAGTCAGTATTTACTTTCTGTGTAGGCAGCAGAACTCTCTGGGGAGCAGTATCATCAGCAGCAAGTGGATCCCTCTGACTTCTGTGCACTAAGTGAAACGTTACTGCCCTCTTCTTCTCTATGAAGGGTTTCTTCTTCTTGTGAGGCTGCAAAAGGGCATTTGGTTAACCAttaatacaaaatgaaaaattaaatgcacCTACAAAGAATATTTTGTCTAGAGTGTGCTAGtgtattctttttaaaacaatactTTACAAACATATGTTTGGAGACAAAGCAAAAGAGCCCAGTGGTGGCTTAACTCATCTCACCAAATGCACAACAGATATTTCATAGGTTCCAACAGCACATGCCGCTTATTCAGCTGCCAAAAGGCAAGTACAATAAATATTTGCTAGTACCCTATACAGTTTAACATATAACCCCAGAAAGGAATTCTTAAGTAACTACAACAAATTTCATCCACGAAACACAAGAAACCAACACGAGGAAATTCATCGAGACACACCAATACTTTGGAAAATTGTCTGGACGGTGTTCCTACGCCAGCAATTCAACACCAGCCAGGAGGACTAAAACCAGACATGGTTCTAACATCAAAAATATAAGCCTTTTCTACAGGCTAGCATCTGACTCGGGGAAATGCTTTTATGAAGGTTTCTGGCTTTACTTACCCACCAAAACGCGTTATAGCAGATATATGCAACCTAGGGGCTACTCTAACCTGCCTTCTTCACCTGGTAGCTCCGAGCACACAACACGACCCACTCACCATGGCGCTACCCCCCGGTCGCGGGGAGCGCTCCCGCCACTCGCAGTGCCCCCAACCCCGCTCGCTCCACGCAGGCCAGGCCTCAGCACCGCCGAGCCCTGGCCGCCATCTTGGAATAGACCACTCACAAACGGGGGGGGAACGCGATAGGCCCCCGCTCCGGGcaggtttggggctttttcttcttcaccgtaaaaaaaaaaaacaacgagCGTTTTCCCAGAATGAAAtagtattttattaaaacagagGTTCTGTGAACGCAAGGGAGGTTGCTTTTTCCCGCCCGCCAGGGACACATTTTCCCGTTTCTCCCCCCAAACTAGTGGTTCCGCCCACCAGCGGCCTCTCTGGTAGAGCGGTGTTCGGGAGCCAAGGGACAACGCGCATGCGCAGAGGCAGTGCCGCCGCTCGCAGGAAGAGGCGGAGGAGGGCGGGGCTTGGTTGGGGGGAGGTGTGGGGAGTGGGGTCTGAATTTGAAGGGTGGGAAATAAATAACACGTAGTCATATTGAGAGTGTTTTGCCATATTTGAGTTCTTATTTCttacgaggaaaggctgagggagctgggcctgttcagaGAAGAGACGACtcagaggggacctcatcaatgtccATAGGCATCTCAAGGGAGGGTGTCAGGAGGAcggagccaggctcttttcgGTGGTGCCGAGCAATAGGACACGAgaaaatgggcagaaactgatggacaggaagttccacctgcgCATGAGGAAGAACCTCCTTACTGTGTGAATAACttagcactggaacagattgtccagtgaagtctccctccCTGGAGATACTCAAGAGCCGTCTGGACAAAATCGTGTGCCATGTGCTCCAGGGtgatcctgcttgagcagggaggttggaccaggtgacccactgtggtcccttccaacctgacccattctgtggttctgtgatatGACACATTCGCTGTAGAAATTTTACCTATGCTGCACAGTGCACAGACATAGGCGCGCACATACAGGCTCTTTgctaagaaagagaaaagtatGCTTGGTATTTTAGGAATATGATGTAAACCTGTTTAGttacatttcaaaaagaaaatgtaaaacagaagggacaggtttttttcctatattcATACAAGCAAATAACAACAGCTAAGAAGAGGTTGTTactgaaaattcagaaaaattatcCAAATTATGTGCGTATATGTATGcaactaaatatatatatgcatatgtgtACCTTAAAATATTAGCTTCAGTCATATTTGAGTGGATTTCATTGGCTCTCAGTAGGTGTCACTAAAGCTCCGAAAGAACCCAAATTTTCACTGTTCTCGCTGTTATTTTCTAAAGTCTTGCATCTTTACCGTCATGTTTCATCACATCACTCTTATGGAAGTGCACAAACTAATCTGATCAGCTCCATCAGTTGACATTACTCCTGTACTCAGAGGATTCAGATTAGCTCTGGATTTATCACTGCAAAGGCTAGAGTTTCCTCTTGCAAAAAGTACATGGTGAGCATCTTGTTGCCATCTGAAGGTTGTAGTAGACACTCAAGATCCAAAAGGGTGTCCTTTGACTGCATGCTGcaaattttcaggtttttcagGACTGCACCTCGCAGCAGAAACTCCTCCCTATAGTGTGTCTGTACTGTAAACCCAGTGACAGGTAGAATAGCAGAGCTGGCTTTTCACAAGGTAATTAGGACCAGAATCACTCAGCTGTTGAAAACACAGTGCTTAGCATTTATCTGTGGGGTAATGATGTAGATTAGATTACTCCTTATTGCTTCCAGGTCCCTGACATAGCTCTGCCATACACAGAAGTGCAAAATACTTGTACATAGACTTGGTGACAGGATTACACTTCACAGTCCCATAAATCTGGTGACCTCCCTATCTAATAATGGCAGTACTGTCATTCCATATACCCCAAATCTGGTCTAGAAGCATCGTATCAGTTTGGAAGTGGGAAAAATGAGCTTTTGCTCTCAACTGTGTGGCTAATCAGCTGTTTCGTATGTGTAAGTTAAGTTTACCTGTTTCATTAAGTCTGAGGGTTTTCTGTCTTGCTTTCATTCACATTCCCACCCTGAATTTCCTGGTTAGATTCTAAGCATTTAGGGGAAAGGATATGTATTATATGTTCACACAGAGAATAAAACAACAGGCTCCCTCCCATATCACAGAAGATTGATAATGTATACAAACAGTAATACATCTGGAAATCAGTTTTAAGATTAAGGATTAACAATAATAAGCATCATGTTGCCTCCTTTGTTGATACCTAAGGGTGACTCGTCTCCTTCCAACTGATTTATGATacatcaaaattaaaaatttagtaTCACATGTATTTGAAATGTATATGAGAGAGTCTCTTGGAGACTCTGCTTAAGTTTCTCATTTCATCCAAGCCTTACAAGGTCATCCATCCGACTGTACTCTCTCACTGGCTTCTTTGCAGAGACTCTTCACACTTTAAATTCAGCAAAGAGCATCTACAGAGACTAAAGGGAAAAGTGCTCAGGTTACTAACCATTTCTTTTATGCTTGCAGAAGAAGAATGGTCAATATTGAAATGGTCTGTCAAGGCAgacacttaaaaaataatatgctGGAAGGATATCCTTAACATGATCATCAACTTGCCTTCCGTGTGAGGAAATTTATGATAATATTTTTGTCTTAGTTCttgcaaagcagaaattattgcaaagtaattaaaaaacagaagttaTTGTCAGTCACTTTGTAATGTTAAAAAATTGGCAGACACACTGCAGACTAGGTTGATCCTCAGCTATGCAGATCAGTTTTGTCCATGTGCAGTGGGTGTAATTCTGTTGCAAATCTGCTGTCAATGACACTTGAACTAGTGAAACCCACTTCttgatgataaaaaaaaaattgggaaacCGGGAACATGGATTAGGTCTCTGAACCACTGAGCTATCACTCTTTATTTTTATACCAAGTATCACTTCATTGAACACACCACTACACAATACACCACTCACGAGGGAGCTACCAGATATGTTTGAAGGACCTTGGAAATTCAAAGGAAGATTTTAGGAACCTTTCTTCATCTCAATTCCATGAAGAGGGGTTTTTAATTTGGTCTCTCAGTTTAACTCTTTTATATATGTCCATGTACATGCTAAAGATtcaagaacaaaatattttctgtattttatatttttcagatgATGATATTGGAATATATTtgtgtgcatgtatatatatatgtgtatatatatatatatagtagtgcatatatatatacacactacaTTACAGATAAAACCTCAAGAAGCAGCTATCATTAATTTGTAATAATTCCAATATTCCAGTTACTTATATTCTCAGATATCAATACACCTGTGTAAAATGCAGTATCAGATCAGCCAGTTCTTTACAGTTACCATAATCAATCACACTGAGTCAAGTTGCCAAAGTATAGGTAGATGCATCCTTTTTACAATTGTTATGTAAAATATGCCCTCCATAAGCTGAAAAGTTATTGGTATTGATTCTCCACAGCTTTACATGTTTTGAAAGTAATGAAATGTGGAAAGTACACTTTAAAGAGATGGGAATtctaaactgaaaatgtttcagATACATTTTGTGTAGTTACCAGTAACTATCTAGCATGCCAGGCAATGGGGAACCAAGGCTTGAATTTTGTTTGCCTTAGTTTACTTGTAAATAGGAACATTTAATGAAATTCAAGCAAGTTACTTTGAGCATAGTTTGTTTCTATTTCCAAGCAAACTAATAGAAACAATAAAGTCTAAGAACTGGCCCAGTGCATATCAATAGGTGATACTCTCCATTACATGCTGCAAAATTCCAATGAATTCACACGAAAATTTCATTTTAGGTGATTGTGCTGCCTTACAGTATATTCAGCTCATAAGAATCTTCTGGTTTTACCAGACCCTCCGAAGACACTACTGGAACACTGATGTGGAGGGGTTATCAACCTTCCTTACTGGAGTCGTCTCTCAGAGGTGTCCGTGTGGACTTGATTGGAAGAGGCATGTGTGCAAAGATTCCTACTACTGAGTAGTACCTTGCCCTGCCAAATTGCAGCTCTACCAAAGGCATACATGTTCTTGAGTGGTCCATGTTTAAGGTACATTTGGGTCTACAAAGCATGGCATACTAATAACgtttttatttactgtttgaGCTATTCTGTAAAATGCTGGGAGGGGACGCAATTTATTAGCTCCTGAGCGTACAGCAATGTGGTCTACAGCATTCTTGTGCCTCTCTCAGATTTACAGTTTGGTTGTAAATGGAATTCTATTTCtctttttgggaaaaaaaaaagtcttaaaagcTATTTGAATGGTTGCAGGCAATTAAGCACGTGCCATCTCCACACCCTTCCCACCCTGTGCACACAGTCCCATTCAAACAagtaatttatatatttttgtttgaaatcaCACCCGCTAAAATAATAATCCAAAACACAGTATCTCTTTAATTCCAAAATTTATGCAAGTTTACAAATCAGTATACCACCACACAAAGTAGTGAAAGAAGAGATTTGTTCAGCAACATTTTACTATATCATAACAATGTTCAAATATTGTTGAATTTGACATAGTATTGAAAgacttttttaatataaagaatTAATGATTGAACAAGGAGATACAGGGAATACCATTACTTTCTTCAGTTCTATCCAATGCAATATTTACCTCCTAGAAAATATTGGTGATATGCTGTATCTAGTTCATATGAGCTCTATTGCCATTAAAAACCTGAAACAAGGTGGGAACTGACAAAGTGAAACAAGATCTTATTAAAGTTAATAAATAGAAACATTACAGCAAAATATGTTCATTTCactccttttctccctttctctctatatatatactTCCATgagttttggtggggttttttttccagatttctgTTAAATAGAAGCTTTAAGCTATCCTGGagaatttacttttttcttttttttaaatttgatcctcaaaatatttttgcatcaACCTAATAAAAGCTTTCAGAATCactttttctattaaaatctAGGTCCCAGCAGTGAGCATTGCACTGAGCTTTGTACAGTAAGAATACGGATAGAAACAATAATGGAACTAAATGTGGCCTGTAAAGGCAGGAGGCAAGTCTATCCTTTTTTTTCACCCTgagtatgtttttattttagtttgcagcagtggcacaggtcTTAACTCCTTAAGAAATTACCAAAAAGAGATGATGTGAAAGCATTAAAAGATGCAGTTCAGGTGTGCCTGACAGTTTCATGCAAACGTAGGCTTTTAGCTTGGTTTGCTTTATCATTAAAGCATTAACAGACATTAAGACATGGGTGGATATTCTAGTCCCTGCTTAGTATGCCAGCAGTGCTCACACAGACCTGTCCTGCTAGGTAGCCAGGTGACAGTGTGGCTCTTCCTACCTTGGCTCCAACCCCTGCCGGCTGCAGCTGATGAAGGGATTTCAGCTGATTCCCAGGTTGCCAGACTAGATTAGACATTTTTAGTCTGTGCTGGCTGGATCTTCCTCCCACTTTATGATGATACAAAATTAGGGCTCAGATTAAATTTATAGTCAGGTTAATTGCTGTTTTGAAACAAATTCTCTGATGTAGCTGTAGTAGTACTTGTTACAGCTCTGAGTTTGAAGCATTTCTACAGGAAACAAAGCACTAATCTCACCTGGAAGGAGTGGTCTAATGGTCTAATTTCTTAATATCAGAGGTGCTTTAATGCCTTTGTTTCAcagctttcatttcattttcaagttaaaaaataagaagTGGTCACCTGATAAGGTTTTTACATATCAACACTGAGGCTATGGTGATTCTCTAAGAGGTACTTAGTATGGCCAGAACAGGTGGTGGGTATGCCCTGCCCCACACCACATCAGAGGTCAGGAAAGGCCACCACAGCAAGGGACATGGACAACTGTAGGTAAATGATAATTCAACAAATAAATGCAGTCTTGTAGACCTACAAATGGCTGCAAATACTTTCAGTGATTTTGAAGAGATGGTGCTCCTGGTCCTAACATGTTTCAAATCACCAGCTGAAATGGTATTTAGCTTAAGTAATCATTAGcatttagtttaatttttttttgtacttgttGAGTCAACATATATATTACAATTTGAGAAAATTCATATAGACTGTATTTCAGCTAAAAAGACTAATATGTATTACCTGAGAGAGACAAGAGACATTGTAGaatcatttacattttttatgtGAAGAAGAAATTAGGATTTGATTAAGCATCCATTCTTTTGCACCCACAGCAACGTGGTATGATGCATGATTCTACTGATAAACATGATATATGAGGTAATTTCAGAAACCACTACTTCAAGCTACTAATTTTGTATGGCTGCAGACATCTGAGTTCATATATGACTCTGTGGAACATTAGGTATAATATGTGTAAGGTTTGTCATATGTTGTGGAtgacatttaaattatttgtccAGTttgataaaaattaatatactgCTCCCTATTAGCCAGCTGGACTGTACTATGTGTCACATGGAAAGTGTTacttttgttttgccttttcagcatatttttatttttttcctcaaggaCTACTCACTTATTAATTTCTCAGGACTTATCCTGATTTTTATCTTCTAACAGGCATGTGGCCCCATAGACAAGTATATGGCATATTATTTCCAATGGGCTGTTGATGCAACTTGAAGACATTTCAAATCATCGATACGGAGGGCTAGGAGATGCAGCAGAAACAGACTTCAGGCAGCTCAATAAGGTAAAGCAAACTTGCTTCACTTCGCATAGTGACATACCaaattctcattattttttattgcatGGATAACACTTTCCAACTGTTGTTTTTCTGCCAGTTGATCTTTAGAATATAAAAATAGTATATACAATTCTATGTCTGTGTGTGGGTATAATACAAAATGGATAGTTTATAGTTCTAATTCTGCAAGCATGCTACATTTTTACATAAGTTTCAATAAAGGCAAATCCTTTTGTCCAGTTACATAAATTTGCTTAATCAGTTTGCTGAATTGTGggtcataaaaaataaaaagaaattaaaaattaactcAGCATCTCCATCGAGGCTAGTGTTCTGCCTCTAGCAATGGCTTGTAgtgaatactttaaaaaaacctccaacccCAGAAGGAGGATAGGAAAAGCCTAAATGATACCTCACCTAAGTATCCTCATTTCTTATGACATATTGCAGCTTGAAGAAGTCTGAGCTAGAACTTGTATCCTCACCTTTGCATTTTAactattaaaatgaaaagg
This DNA window, taken from Pseudopipra pipra isolate bDixPip1 chromosome 3, bDixPip1.hap1, whole genome shotgun sequence, encodes the following:
- the LTV1 gene encoding protein LTV1 homolog translates to MPHKKKKPFIEKKRAVTFHLVHRSQRDPLAADDTAPQRVLLPTQKGHEEQRREEQRKYGVFFDDDYDYLQHLKEASGPSELVPSVRGQQSRIVVTNEGHIEDEIQRISAPSIKLPSSVFATEFEEDVGLLNKAAPVSGPRLDFDPDIVAALDDDFDFDNPENILEDDFVLQANEPQKRGSDAEDEDEWEDMEDDSDEKDSCSSDKDYDSEGPLSDDGVNGQAKEFLFMQEETRSRFTEYSMTSSVIRRNEQLTLLDDRFEKFYEQFDEDEIGALDNVELEGYINTDNARLQEVLNDYYKEKAKNCVKLDALEPCEDLDSPANEESEEEKEEIISVVIEEPKEKWDCESILSTYSNLYNHPTLIKEPSKPKPIKISQKTGIPLHILPQKGLTAKQVERMQMINGSDLPKASTQPRSKDESKEDRKARKQAIKEERKERRMEKKANKLAFKLEKTRQEKELLNLKQNVQGLKLS